In a single window of the Porites lutea chromosome 14, jaPorLute2.1, whole genome shotgun sequence genome:
- the LOC140924000 gene encoding uncharacterized protein, which produces MSWAKEEWKQELSANALNKVYDLEQRCETLQKEGKQRQFQLDSLQAAIAKQKKLTEEEKANNSTLKKENHSLSESIQELERNRDKILHDLNAKEGQIRCLDGKLARCQQLLDNETAKGAQLRNDMDHLQYEHNQVIGKLEKQSADFTKSKEANNSLQRQLAGHKERVRMLENHLKSLGEEPNSRAKKSSSGSDSEMDWQSGVEVKLKEAEVHLQQEKEKRLKVESELNEFKAVAAKANKNEDPVTSVSETKVPHVDHQNELQSEHDQLQAKIKELFCATEKLAQKDAELQQKVKELNNMSEILQKKDKELSELKVSAAEISKIKAELDQANATVASLEKKAKQRDLDMDCQRHNSEAVIKGMEEKLKEKDKDHREDINSQLQTITAMEKQCNDLEKKSNTLQNKLDNSQKLIESKEHDIARLKTSLAEAEKTRKQQSSQLDNRFTELEQKMKEEQQKCAEVKREFEGAKTALTEKENKIAELNKRIEQLSHTIQEKERDLSLKGKEMQDSQSEDKKRLASALENVALLQREKAELEDEHRKELARVSEEASATVKELQLEKQEVSKLKERTVHLENVINDKEKQSKLAEESHQTLCEKLGAVELELTKKDEAWKKEKAVMADKERSLQSALEAMKNDSKAMQHDYKKACELADMKSAEATDVIDKLESSQKHVYELQQRVTRTEAVLKEKENAVNMLNREKEELLKEQRIKEEEAEKNNAELNQLCADRKTEVEKLKEVVESMNVKLDTSKAECAVKEKEAKDLAAKLETIQLQCENLENSVQCLEEKLTNSQEIVQQKEACVKEVSVELESKERALCEAQEKLTEALSTLNKLEQTCSSLEMQREENLKLFKNKDDEISSLVKDVDEIRGVTDKKLAEMNEQCNATRNEFVFLQEKAENLETLLSNKESELAAVSQEVTKLSEDVASLQQSLASQEQIASNSKQENEKLASDLEQTSAVLKTRKLELEETCEKLKNLEAELQSVHGTKDLELQELRNEVASLRKKFEQANAVAESKTEELKTTKELLDAAEGEKSELSSMLDELCSTNFKLEDQLTEKATQLDQMSKLIKAKDEELSSKCTVIKNLETSADDEIIKMKERCSLLENELAASQEKNTKLEACSQNKDGEISDAKVKIQELTSEVRKLQDDLASQVELIESVEKEKEVLAENLQYKTTALENKDQELKEVSDSLVELKNSGQSSLEEALAEVENLKKQVASLSEKLDQVSVASEMKDQDVESMTEILQTAEEEKAMLGKQIEELREKNCVCEEQLADLQNRLTQASEVIKTKDEEVLTQRANIENLEKASGEGMEKLKEHCSVLENQVSVLEEKCALLDACTQSKEGEISSAQAKIQELNAEIRKLQDDLRSKMGLVEKTEKEKMVLAENLQYKTTALENKEKELEDMADCFKELKTNGQSSFELKLKEMEHLKEEFTSLTEKFDRVSVASEMKGQDIERMTALLKTAQEDNTRLSAQVGELCEKNVLLESQIADVKQKFEKQETVLEERGRKVTELCKSLEEEKQKTLELTKSYESEIELLKGEVLVAKEQLEKLSAFVEVKGQATESAQEHLEAVCKEKDGLLSKVDEMSVHCKDLEQKRDEMAVKIEQLSDILKRKDEELAEKCQVLDEIRQKENGEREAELEEEITVKEKEIASLQEKCIHLETIVQSTQDAVIAAEAKLGQFEDELCAIQDLLAKTNDQVNRGKEENDSLLARLEQTSAALESKEKEFKELSESFETARNTQREESERQCLQTESLNEQVSSLMEKLEKLAAVVETKDQEITALIQELKSTAEEKAGFEGKVDELNSLNKTLQERNTDLASKLEQLSEVLRINQDELGQKRCAIKELESVNDSEITELNEQTMELKKQVLELREKCGHLEACVESKESELKDLRSIVETSESTTAVEVSSLKEDLAKREVELKNKAFTEDELRSKLANKDQQLEDAKKALNQLDVDLQQLSVQKEMLQMDLEEKNSSIEALNKQVEEQGLVASELRKKIGDVEERNNSLRKELEDLTRQLDESLSNEEKSGRNILSLKEKVEKMEAVLSEQKQKLIVKEEHIDSLKKELENVNSRLTESLSKEEKKESCVDELQQNIQVLEAQLLRETDKSGSLSAELVNVQSKMNSVISALGEKESEIADLRESKLANEDKVSKLTKQLDDKEKTLNVADSEKMKLEAQLKNAEIKIGESIMQVDRERESVVLEWSKKFREKSEECVSATEQLQKSKEEVVRLKDMVVHLENVSSSKDQEKLKMEKSYEAFSEKMQEREDELLKACKDLEEEKTSLLEKTRDGQATMEALRHECKVHQQECKKACELADFKAQEYRDVVDKLDDSQKHLQDARHQLSRAESELRDFREELQQARLEKSDLLEKIDAKYEEHEAKGKELQQEISLREAKISKLTSQLESSDAAARAVEAEKRELEEILTRTKEELSVATEKLNTFANEKSERELMMRSDEETEKMISLLKEQVQSLEVSRAELKCELENAKDEANRQKNTANCLQEQQTSAMTEKDLELKQMMDAMKDQENLAMEKLEKLQKELDSREIKAKEMEKRIEETLLEKRSLSSSLEQKTAELIQLNNKNLELENVCEKLKQEKENVEDRLALQSSKLEEMSSEKARLCEEIQNVKDELEMTKSHAAEQMTDIKGVQVQKDKELEKLQNLLSARCSQVEKLQNNLNDQTEKLETLKSQLRSLTEELDSVQAEHERCQQNANGTSNLQDQVLELEHLLSREKSNTEVMMRAFQEQEEQWEKERVKLLSVAKNDWGSEQSSIFAEENAQLKRKLEELQNEVSAKERDYLEALRQTEKRVSSAANLKTDFQSKIRELESQCEELKYSLKQKDEEIFVKEESLKQSKQEVANLEAKYAAAGDVERELRHHLGEVTQQLEWSKEVKSGLTEGNNEHLEASQETLTQALNEAEKEV; this is translated from the exons ATGAGTTGGGCTAAAGAGGAGTGGAAGCAAGAGCTTTCGGCGAACGCTTTAAACAAAGTCTACGATCTCGAGCAACGATGCGAGACGCTACAGAAGGAAGGGAAACAAAGACAATTCCAACTGGACAGTTTGCAAGCCGCGATCGCGAAGCAGAAGAAATTAACAGAGGAAGAAAAAGCGAATAATTCAACTCTTAAGAAGGAAAACCATTCTTTGAGTGAATCCATACAAGAACTAGAGCGAAATCGCGACAAGATTCTGCATGATTTAAACGCCAAGGAAGGACAGATACGTTGCCTCGACGGTAAACTTGCTCGATGTCAGCAGCTTTTAGATAATGAAACTGCCAAAGGAGCGCAGCTAAGAAATGACATGGACCATTTACAGTACGAACATAATCAGGTTATTGGTAAATTGGAGAAGCAGAGTGCTGATTTCACAAAGTCGAAGGAAGCCAATAACTCACTTCAAAGACAGCTTGCAG GACACAAAGAACGTGTAAGGATGCTAGAAAATCACCTAAAATCCCTTGGAGAAGAACCCAACTCAAGAGCCAAGAAAAGCTCGTCAGGATCCGACTCTGAAATGGATTGGCAGTCTGGTGTAGAGGTGAAACTGAAGGAGGCTGAAGTGCATCTgcagcaagaaaaagaaaagagactaAAGGTCGAGAGTGAACTTAATGAGTTCAAGGCAGTTGCTgctaaagcaaataaaaatgaG GATCCTGTCACCTCTGTATCGGAAACAAAAGTACCTCATGTGGATCATCAAAATGAGCTTCAGTCAGAACATGATCAGTTGCAAGCTAAAATCAAGGAGCTGTTCTGTGCTACTGAAAAATTAGCCCAGAAAGATGCTGAACTGCAACAGAAGGTCAAAGAGCTGAATAACATGTCAGAAATCTTGCAGAAAAAGGACAAGGAGCTGTCAGAATTAAAAGTTAGTGCTGCGGAGATCTCAAAGATTAAAGCGGAACTGGATCAAGCAAATGCTACTGTTGCCTCCTTGG AGAAAAAGGCCAAACAAAGAGACCTGGATATGGATTGCCAGCGTCACAATTCAGAGGCTGTCATCAAAGGAATGGAAGAGAAATTGAAGGAAAAGGATAAAGATCATAG GGAGGATATTAACTCACAGCTACAAACTATCACTGCTATGGAAAAGCAGTGCAACGATCTGGAAAAGAAGTCAAACACTTTACAAAACAAACTTGATAACAGCCAGAAGCTAATTGAATCGAAGGAACACGATATTGCAAGGTTGAAAACAAGTCTCGCTGAAGctgaaaaaacaagaaaacagcaGAGTTCCCAGTTGGACAACAGGTTTACGGAACTAGaacagaaaatgaaagaagaacagcaaaaatgtGCAGAGGTAAAGAGGGAATTTGAGGGAGCGAAAACAGCTCTAACagaaaaggagaataaaattgCTGAATTGAATAAACGTATAGAGCAGCTGAGTCACACTAttcaagagaaagaaagagatttGAGTTTAAAGGGAAAAGAAATGCAAGATTCCCAGAGTGAAGATAAAAAGAGGCTGGCGTCAGCGCTGGAAAACGTTGCTTTGTTACAACGCGAGAAGGCTGAGTTGGAAGATGAACACCGAAAGGAACTAGCGAGAGTATCGGAAGAAGCTAGTGCGACTGTGAAGGAACTTCAGTTGGAAAAACAGGAAGTGTCCAAGCTGAAAGAAAGGACGGTACACTTGGAGAATGTCATAAATGACAAGGAAAAGCAGAGTAAGTTGGCCGAGGAATCTCATCAGACTTTATGTGAGAAGTTGGGGGCCGTAGAGCTAGAACTGACCAAAAAAGACGAGGCATGGAAGAAAGAGAAGGCTGTAATGGCCGACAAAGAAAGATCTCTACAGAGTGCTCTTGAAGCCATGAAGAACGATTCCAAAGCAATGCAGCACGACTATAAGAAAGCTTGTGAGCTGGCGGATATGAAATCTGCGGAGGCAACCGATGTGATTGATAAGTTGGAATCCTCGCAGAAGCACGTGTATGAACTACAACAAAGAGTGACTCGAACTGAAGCAGTtcttaaagagaaagaaaatgctGTGAACATGCTGAACcgagaaaaagaagaattgtTAAAGGAGCAGCGCATCAAAGAGGAAGAGGCAGAGAAAAATAACGCTGAGCTTAACCAGTTGTGCGCAGATCGCAAAACAGAAGTTGAGAAGTTAAAGGAAGTAGTTGAGTCTATGAACGTGAAGCTTGATACATCTAAGGCAGAATGCGCAGTGAAAGAAAAGGAGGCGAAAGATTTAGCAGCAAAGTTGGAAACTATTCAGTTACAATGCGAGAATTTGGAGAATTCTGTGCAATGCCTAGAGGAGAAGTTAACAAACAGCCAGGAAATTGTACAGCAGAAAGAAGCGTGCGTTAAGGAAGTATCCGTTGAGTTGGAATCCAAGGAGAGGGCGTTGTGCGAGGCCCAAGAAAAACTTACAGAGGCTTTGTCGACTCTTAACAAACTTGAGCAGACGTGCAGCTCTCTTGAAATGCAACGAGAGGAAAATCTGAAACTTTTCAAGAACAAAGATGATGAAATCAGTTCGTTAGTGAAGGATGTTGATGAGATTAGAGGTGTCACCGATAAGAAACTTGCTGAAATGAATGAGCAGTGCAATGCCACAAGGAATGAGTTTGTGTTCTTACAAGAGAAAGCGGAAAACCTGGAGACGTTGCTTAGTAACAAAGAATCAGAATTGGCAGCTGTCAGTCAAGAGGTGACTAAGTTGAGTGAGGACGTTGCGTCACTACAGCAAAGTCTGGCCTCACAGGAGCAAATTGCTAGCAACAGTaagcaagaaaatgaaaagttgGCTAGCGATCTCGAGCAAACATCTGCGGTTCTGAAAACTCGAAAACTAGAGTTAGAAGAAACGTGCGAGAAACTGAAAAATCTTGAAGCTGAGCTTCAGTCAGTTCATGGAACTAAAGATCTCGAACTGCAGGAATTACGGAATGAGGTCGCAAgcttaagaaaaaaatttgaacaagcAAATGCCGTGGCAGAAAGCAAAACAGaagagttgaaaacaacaaaggagCTTTTAGATGCCGCGGAAGGAGAGAAGTCTGAGTTAAGTTCTATGCTTGATGAACTTTGCAGTACAAATTTCAAACTGGAAGACCAACTTACAGAGAAAGCAACGCAGCTGGATCAAATGTCAAAGTTGATAAAAGCCAAAGATGAAGAGCTGTCGAGTAAGTGTACAGTCATAAAGAACCTTGAAACATCTGCCGATGATGAGATAATCAAGATGAAAGAACGGTGTTCCTTACTGGAAAACGAACTCGCAGCATCGCAGGAGAAAAATACAAAGTTAGAGGCTTGTTCTCAAAACAAAGACGGTGAGATTAGTGATGCTAAGGTCAAGATTCAAGAACTGACTTCTGAGGTCAGGAAGCTTCAAGACGATCTTGCTTCACAGGTTGAGCTGATCGAAAgcgttgaaaaagaaaaagaggttCTAGCAGAAAATCTGCAATATAAAACAACAGCATTAGAGAACAAAGACCAAGAGTTGAAAGAGGTGTCAGATAGTTTGGTGGAGCTGAAAAACAGTGGGCAGTCGTCACTCGAGGAAGCACTTGCCGAAGTAGAAAATTTGAAGAAACAAGTTGCCTCTTTGTCAGAGAAGTTGGACCAAGTCAGTGTAGCGAGTGAAATGAAAGACCAGGATGTTGAAAGCATGACTGAAATACTTCAAACCGCAGAAGAAGAGAAGGCAATGCTCGGTAAACAGATTGAAGAACTGCGTGAGAAGAATTGCGTTTGCGAAGAACAGCTTGCAGATCTTCAGAATAGATTAACACAAGCATCAGAAGTCATTAAGACGAAAGATGAAGAGGTTTTAACCCAACGTGCAAACATAGAGAATCTTGAAAAAGCAAGTGGAGAGGGGATGGAAAAGTTAAAGGAGCATTGTAGTGTTTTAGAAAACCAGGTGTCTGTATTGGAAGAGAAGTGTGCCCTTTTAGATGCTTGTACTCAAAGCAAAGAGGGTGAGATCAGCAGTGCCCAAGCAAAGATTCAAGAACTAAATGCGGAGATAAGGAAACTTCAGGATGATCTTAGGTCTAAGATGGGTCTGGTTGAAAAAACCGAGAAAGAGAAGATGGTGTTGGCGGAAAATCTTCAGTATAAAACAACAGCccttgaaaataaagaaaaggaacTTGAAGACATGGCAGATTGTTTCAAGGAGCTGAAAACAAATGGGCAGTCATCATTTGAATTGAAACTAAAAGAAATGGAACATTTGAAAGAGGAATTCACATCTTTGACCGAAAAGTTTGATCGAGTCAGTGTCGCCAGTGAAATGAAAGGTCAAGATATCGAAAGAATGACTGCGTTACTTAAAACAGCACAGGAAGACAACACAAGGCTGAGTGCACAGGTTGGAGAACTTTGCGAGAAGAACGTGTTGTTGGAAAGTCAAATTGCAGATGTGAAGCAGAAGTTTGAAAAGCAAGAAACTGTTCTTGAAGAAAGGGGAAGGAAAGTCACAGAATTGTGTAAAAGTTTGGAGgaggaaaagcagaaaacacttGAGTTGACAAAGAGTTACGAAAGTGAAATAGAGCTGCTTAAAGGTGAAGTTTTGGTGGCGAAAGAACAACTGGAGAAACTCAGTGCTTTTGTCGAAGTCAAAGGTCAAGCTACAGAATCAGCGCAGGAGCACTTAGAAGCTGTATGCAAAGAGAAGGATGGACTTCTATCTAAGGTAGATGAAATGAGTGTGCATTGTAAGGATTTGGAACAAAAGAGAGATGAAATGGCTGTGAAGATTGAACAGTTGTCAGACATTTTGAAACGTAAAGATGAAGAGCTGGCAGAGAAATGTCAAGTTCTTGATGAGATTCGTCAGAAAGAGAACGGTGAGAGAGAGGCTGAACTGGAGGAAGAAATCACTGTGAAAGAGAAGGAAATTGCGTCACTACAAGAAAAATGTATACATCTGGAAACTATTGTTCAGAGTACACAAGATGCTGTCATTGCTGCGGAAGCTAAGCTAGGACAGTTCGAAGACGAACTTTGCGCAATTCAAGACTTGCTTGCGAAAACCAATGACCAGGTAAACAGGGGAAAAGAGGAAAATGATTCTTTGCTGGCGAGACTGGAACAGACTTCAGCAGCTCTTGAGAGCAAAGAAAaggaatttaaagaattatcaGAGTCATTTGAAACAGCTAGAAACACGCAGCGTGAGGAGTCGGAGAGGCAGTGCTTGCAAACAGAAAGCCTTAATGAACAAGTGTCGTCGCTGATGGAAAAGCTGGAAAAACTCGCGGCGGTTGTGGAGACAAAAGATCAAGAGATAACCGCACTGATTCAAGAACTTAAGTCTACGGCAGAAGAAAAGGCAGGATTTGAGGGTAAAGTGGATGAACTTAACAGcttaaataaaactttgcaGGAGAGGAACACTGATTTAGCAAGCAAGTTAGAACAGCTCTCAGAGGTATTGAGAATCAACCAGGACGAGCTAGGCCAAAAGCGCTGCGCTATTAAAGAGTTGGAGTCAGTTAATGATAGCGAGATTACTGAACTAAATGAACAAACTATGGAGCTCAAGAAGCAAGTTTTGGAGTTGCGAGAAAAGTGTGGTCATTTGGAAGCATGCGTCGAAAGTAAGGAGTCAGAGTTGAAGGATTTGCGTTCCATCGTGGAGACATCTGAGAGTACTACTGCAGTGGAAGTCTCCTCCTTGAAAGAAGATTTAGCGAAAAGGGAAGTTGAACTGAAGAACAAAGCGTTCACAGAGGACGAGCTTAGGAGCAAGCTTGCAAACAAAGATCAACAGCTCGAAGACGCGAAAAAAGCTCTCAACCAGCTGGATGTAGATTTGCAACAGCTGTCGGTACAGAAAGAAATGTTACAAATGGATCTGGAAGAGAAGAATTCGTCGATCGAGGCGCTGAACAAGCAGGTTGAAGAGCAAGGATTGGTGGCGTCggaactgagaaagaaaattgggGATGTAGAGGAAAGAAACAATTCTTTGAGAAAAGAACTCGAAGATCTGACTCGCCAACTAGATGAGAGCTTGTCGAACGAGGAAAAGTCCGGAAGGAACATTCTGTCACTgaaagaaaaagtggaaaagatGGAGGCGGTTTTGTCAGAGCAAAAGCAAAAACTTATCGTCAAAGAAGAACATATTGACTCCCTGAAAAAAGAGCTTGAAAATGTCAATAGTCGTCTCACTGAGAGTCTGTCGAAGGAGGAAAAGAAGGAAAGTTGTGTTGATGAACTACAGCAAAACATCCAGGTTTTGGAAGCTCAGTTGTTGAGGGAGACAGATAAGAGTGGGTCCTTGTCAGCGGAACTTGTCAATGTGCAATCAAAAATGAACAGTGTTATTTCAGCACTTGGGGAGAAAGAAAGTGAAATTGCAGATCTGAGAGAGAGTAAGTTGGCAAACGAAGATAAAGTGTCAAAACTAACGAAACAACTTGACGACAAAGAAAAGACGCTTAATGTTGCAGACAGTGAGAAAATGAAGCTAGAAGCCCAGTTGAAAAATGCTGAGATCAAAATCGGGGAAAGCATTATGCAGGTCGATAGAGAAAGAGAGTCTGTTGTGCTGGAATGGAGCAAAAAGTTTCGAGAGAAATCTGAAGAATGTGTCTCGGCTACTGAACAGCTTCAGAAAAGCAAAGAAGAGGTCGTGCGGCTAAAAGATATGGTTGTACATCTTGAGAATGTCTCATCTTCCAAAGACCAGGAAAAATTGAAGATGGAAAAGTCTTACGAAGCCTTCAGTGAGAAAATGCAGGAGAGAGAAGATGAGTTGTTGAAAGCCTGTAAGGATCTCgaagaagaaaaaacatcaCTTCTTGAAAAGACCAGAGATGGTCAAGCAACTATGGAAGCTTTGAGACACGAATGTAAAGTTCACCAGCAGGAATGCAAAAAGGCGTGTGAACTTGCAGATTTTAAGGCTCAAGAATACAGAGACGTGGTTGACAAGTTAGACGATTCACAGAAGCATCTTCAAGACGCGCGCCATCAGCTCTCTCGAGCTGAAAGTGAGCTGAGGGATTTCAGAGAGGAGTTACAACAAGCGAGGTTAGAGAAAAGCGACTTGTTGGAAAAGATAGATGCGAAATATGAAGAACATGAGGCTAAAGGCAAAGAATTGCAACAGGAGATTTCCTTGAGAGAAGCAAAGATTTCAAAACTTACTAGCCAACTAGAAAGTAGCGACGCCGCGGCAAGGGCTGTCGAAGCGGAGAAGCGCGAGCTTGAAGAAATATTGACGCGCACCAAAGAAGAACTTAGTGTAGCCACAGAAAAGTTAAACACCTTTGCCAATGAGAAAAGTGAAAGGGAATTAATGATGAGAAGCGATGAAGAAACTGAGAAGATGATCAGTCTTCTGAAAGAACAAGTTCAATCTTTAGAAGTAAGTAGAGCTGAGCTTAAGTGTGAGTTAGAAAACGCGAAGGATGAGGCAAATCGACAGAAGAACACTGCAAATTGCTTGCAAGAACAGCAAACATCTGCTATGACAGAAAAAGATTTAGAGCTTAAGCAAATGATGGATGCAATGAAAGATCAAGAGAATCTCGCTATGGAAAAGTTGGAGAAACTTCAAAAAGAGCTTGATTCGCGGGAGATAAAAGCAAAAGAGATGGAGAAAAGAATTGAGGAAACGCTGTTGGAGAAGCGTTCATTATCGTCATCGCTTGAGCAGAAGACTGCTGAATTGATTCAGTTGAACAATAAGAATCTGGAGCTTGAGAATGTGTGTGAAAAACTCAAGCAAGAAAAGGAGAACGTGGAGGATAGATTAGCTCTGCAGAGCAGTAAATTAgaagaaatgtcaagtgaaaaagCAAGGCTTTGTGAAGAAATTCAGAATGTTAAAGATGAGCTAGAGATGACGAAGAGCCATGCAGCTGAACAGATGACAGATATTAAAGGCGTTCAAGTACAG AAAGATAAAGAGCTGGAAAAACTGCAAAACCTGCTCAGTGCAAGATGTTCTCAAGTTGAAAAGCTTCAAAACAATCTTAACGATCAGACTGAGAAGTTGGAAACTCTCAAGTCCCAATTGCGCTCACTCACGGAAGAACTTGACTCTGTTCAGGCAGAGCATGAACGATGCCAGCAGAACGCAAATGGGACCAGTAATCTGCAAGACCAAGTTCTAGAGTTGGAGCATTTACTGTCACGTGAAAAGTCAAATACCGAGGTCATGATGCGCGCGTTTCAAGAACAAGAGGAACAGTGGGAAAAAGAACGAGTTAAGTTGCTATCAGTGGCGAAGAATGACTGGGGGAGTGAACAGTCCTCAATTTTTGCTGAGGAGAATGCTCAGTTGAAGAGAAAACTGGAGGAGCTGCAAAATGAAGTAAGCGCCAAGGAAAGGGATTATCTAGAAGCGTTGCGGCAAACTGAGAAACGGGTTTCTTCTGCGGCAAATCTGAAAACAGACTTTCAAAGCAAAATAAGAGAACTTGAATCTCAGTGCGAGGAGTTGAAGTACAGCTTGAAGCAGAAAGATGAAGAAATCTTTGTAAAGGAGGAGAGTTTGAAGCAAAGCAAACAGGAAGTAGCTAACCTTGAGGCCAAGTACGCCGCGGCAGGGGACGTGGAACGTGAGTTGAGGCATCATCTTGGTGAAGTCACCCAGCAGCTGGAGTGGAGCAAGGAGGTGAAATCTGGGCTGACAGAGGGCAACAACGAACATTTGGAAGCCTCTCAAGAaacattgacacaagcactgaATGAGGCAGAAAAAGAGGTATAA